From Montipora foliosa isolate CH-2021 chromosome 6, ASM3666993v2, whole genome shotgun sequence, a single genomic window includes:
- the LOC138005149 gene encoding uncharacterized protein — translation MGPLSLVNITGEKRSGLCGIFSIKCSYCGHINEVKSSGEHRAGNRGPLVSDINTRAVLGSLHAGMGNTHLNNLVSAMNIPTMNHRLFKRREREVGNAVEKVARESCEMNLNLEKKVAKQSSGPSTDGLVGIAVSYDMGWQKRGRGHNSSTGHGAAMGLATGKVVSYSTRCKTCRVCSHNKLTGKDKRHDCRKNHSGSSKSMERDVACELWSKAPNSGVKFSIYVGDDDSTTLADIKNKIPYGVEKWSDIVHAKRSLNSRLYNLRDRFKGSNCSVLSPKVINYLTKCFSYCINQNVGDSNSLKKGLKNIVPHAFGDHTCCDNSWCGYKQNPAAYKHTDLPYGKDLFGDSLKKALIDILEEYSTDIVVNKLAPCANSQRNESLNSTVGSKNPKTRFYGGSESNNFRVACGVAQTNIGYDYIGKTLEALNIEPGYYHKKHANAMDRKVICDKQRKGTKQFKRRRNQLSQQQNQQALRTEANEGITYESSVGLNLDTSSKRTEPQIVFDVPTKLSQTELRRYEEILPPYTARPKVIHLSYDSTNKYQFIIFDTETTCTGKLAEICQLSAVSENGRHEFSTFILPQSSISYSAYLVNGMTIKNIRGIRTLYHRSNPVQSVNIEEALRDFLTFIKQIKNCDEVDNNLTVLIGHNSATFDVSILLRNSDDNFKDSLNDMNVYFADSLQLVKNLIKDKHKALEIETGGYCKPNQSSLYTHLFNEQFDAHDALEDVRALRKILFESSLSLSRKDIVENSSITSVSHAVENMLHLDRRHELLLTFSDKLFNTSDTGPIKRSMALNIADSGLSYDDIYKLYTTFGKRALVAILSNPPTSSSAKAPRVTRTKRILTAIVKHFDEISHEE, via the exons ATGG GTCCATTATCCCTCGTAAACATTACTGGAGAAAAACGAAGTGGTCTTTGTGGTATCTTTAGCATTAAATGCAGCTACTGTGGTCACATAAATGAAGTGAAATCCTCTGGAGAACACCGAGCTGGAAACCGTGGTCCTCTTGTTAGCGATATCAACACAAGGGCAGTATTAGGATCTCTTCATGCTGGCATGGGGAATACACACCTAAATAATTTAGTGTCTGCAATGAACATACCAACCATGAATCATCGCTTgtttaaaagaagagaaagggAAGTTGGCAATGCTGTAGAGAAAGTTGCGAGGGAAAGCTGTGAAATGAACctgaatttagaaaaaaaagtagCTAAGCAGTCCTCTGGTCCATCAACAGATGGCCTTGTTGGAATCGCAGTTTCTTACGATATGGGTTGGCAAAAAAGGGGAAGGGGACACAATTCTTCAACTGGTCATGGGGCTGCCATGGGTCTTGCTACTGGAAAAGTTGTTAGTTACTCCACCAGATGCAAGACATGTAGAGTATGTAGCCATAACAAATTAACCGGGAAAGACAAAAGGCATGACTGTCGAAAAAATCATAGTGGATCATCAAAATCAATGGAAAGAGATGTGGCCTGTGAACTGTGGAGTAAAGCTCCTAACTCTGGAGTCAAATTTTCCATTTATGTTGGGGATGATGATTCCACAACATTAGCAgacataaaaaacaaaattccctACGGTGTTGAGAAATGGTCTGACATTGTTCATGCCAAGAGATCGCTAAATTCTAGACTGTATAACCTTAGAGACCGTTTCAAAGGATCAAATTGTTCAGTTCTGAGTCCCAAAGTGATCAATTATTTGACTAAGTGTTTCAGTTACTGTATCAACCAAAATGTTGGAGATTCTAATTCTCTAAAGAAAGGCCTCAAAAACATTGTTCCACATGCATTTGGGGACCACACTTGTTGTGATAATTCATGGTGTGGCTACAAACAAAATCCGGCAGCCTATAAACACACAGATTTGCCATATGGTAAAGATCTTTTTGGAGACTCACTCAAAAAGGCTTTAATTGATATTTTGGAGGAATATTCAACTGACATTGTGGTAAACAAACTTGCCCCATGTGCAAATTCACAGCGAAATGAAAGTCTCAACAGCACTGTAGGTTCTAAGAACCCTAAAACACGTTTTTATGGGGGCAGCGAGAGTAACAACTTCCGCGTAGCATGTGGGGTGGCACAGACCAACATTGGTTATGACTACATTGGAAAAACATTGGAAGCCCTTAATATTGAGCCTGGTTATTACCATAAGAAACATGCTAATGCAATGGACAGGAAGGTTATTTGTGACAAACAACGAAAAGGGACAAAGCAATTCAAGCGAAGGCGGAACCAGTTATCTcagcaacaaaatcaacaaGCATTGAGAACGGAAGCAAATGAAGGAATCACATATGAGTCATCAGTGGGTTTAAATCTGGATACATCCAGCAAAAGAACAGAGCCACAAATTGTATTTGATGTGCCTACTAAATTATCACAAACAGAACTGAGAAGATATGAGGAAATACTACCTCCCTACACAGCAAGACCAAAAGTCATTCACTTATCATATGATTCCACTAACAAATATCAATTCATCATCTttgacacagaaaccacatgcACAGGAAAGCTGGCTGAGATATGCCAGCTGTCTGCTGTGAGTGAAAATGGCAGACAtgaattttcaacttttattcTCCCCCAAAGTAGCATAAGTTATAGCGCCTACCTTGTCAATGGTATGACCATCAAGAACATCAGAGGAATAAGAACATTATACCACAGAAGCAATCCTGTCCAAAGTGTAAACATAGAGGAGGCACTTCGTGACTTCCTAACTTTTATAAAACAAATTAAGAATTGTGATGAAGTGGACAATAATTTAACGGTCTTAATTGGACATAATTCTGCAACGTTCGATGTCTCCATTCTCCTCCGAAACAGTGATGACAACTTCAAGGATAGCCTTAATGACATGAACGTCTACTTTGCCGACAGCCTACAGCTAGTAAAAAATCTGATAAAAGACAAACACAAAGCACTTGAAATTGAGACTGGTGGATATTGTAAACCGAACCAGAGCAGTCTTTACACCCATCTGTTCAACGAACAATTCGATGCTCACGATGCGTTAGAAGATGTCAGAGCACTgagaaaaattctttttgagTCATCGCTTAGCCTTTCCAGAAAAGATATCGTTGAGAATTCCAGTATCACCAGTGTTTCCCACGCAGTTGAAAACATGCTCCACCTCGATCGACGCCATGAACTTCTTTTAACATTCAGTGACAAGTTGTTCAACACAAGCGATACTGGGCCAATTAAAAGATCAATGGCCTTAAACATCGCCGATAGTGGTCTATCTTACGACGACATTTACAAACTTTACACCACATTTGGTAAAAGGGCACTGGTCGCTATCCTATCCAATCCACCGACATCTTCATCAGCGAAGGCACCGCGAGTAACACGAACGAAGAGGATACTGACCGCCATCGTTAAACACTTCGACGAAATCAGCCACGAAGAATAG
- the LOC138006934 gene encoding uncharacterized protein isoform X1 has protein sequence MTGLGVSTVCTIVNEVTRAIVDNLWDECVGQQLPKSEEQFKEKIVDMEEQWQFCCCWAAVDGCHLPIKCPPGNFSCKEYYNFKNFYSIVLMAMVDSNFTFVWGTCGFPGNSHDAVIFQSTKLYSDIKEGTFIPQISKDVNGVQVPPVALGYSAFPLSSWLMKRYTNAVPTPKQYNFNYRLSRARMVTEGAFGQLKGRWHILLRKSESSTSELKIAALACLVLHNICIDLGDTLPRKLDLTIDPVTNQRRSRAKVRELLQMRECEKIKDTCYQGLLVRDALAETFWLEKETGIIK, from the coding sequence ATGACAGGACTGGGGGTGTCAACCGTGTGTACGATCGTAAATGAAGTCACACGAGCAATTGTGGACAACTTGTGGGACGAATGTGTTGGCCAGCAACTGCCAAAGAGTGAGGAACAATTTAAGGAGAAGATAGTTGATATGGAGGAACAGTggcaattttgttgttgttgggcTGCAGTTGATGGATGCCATTTACCTATCAAATGCCCGCCTGGGAATTTTTCTTGTAAGGAATACTACAACTTCAAAAACTTCTATTCAATAGTGTTAATGGCAATGGTGGACTCCAACTTTACATTTGTTTGGGGAACTTGTGGTTTTCCAGGCAATTCTCATGATGCTGTAATATTTCAATCAACAAAGCTGTACTCTGATATAAAAGAAGGCACCTTTATTCCTCAGATAAGTAAGGATGTCAATGGAGTACAAGTACCTCCAGTTGCACTTGGATATTCTGCTTTTCCTTTATCCTCTTGGCTTATGAAGCGATACACAAATGCAGTCCCAACACCAAAACAGTACAACTTTAATTACAGACTGAGTCGGGCAAGGATGGTCACTGAAGGGGCCTTTGGGCAACTCAAAGGTAGATGGCACATACTGCTGAGGAAATCTGAAAGTAGCACGAGTGAACTGAAAATAGCAGCCCTTGCATGTTTAGTACTTCACAACATTTGTATTGATCTTGGAGATACATTGCCAAGAAAATTGGACTTGACAATTGACCCGgtcaccaatcagagacgcagTAGGGCGAAGGTAAGGGAACTGCTTCAAATGAGGGAATGTGAGAAGATCAAAGACACTTGCTATCAAGGTTTACTTGTTCGAGATGCTCTTGCTGAGACATTTTGGTTAGAGAAAGAAACTGGTATCATCAAGTAA
- the LOC138006934 gene encoding uncharacterized protein isoform X2, translating to MTGLGVSTVCTIVNEVTRAIVDNLWDECVGQQLPKSEEQFKEKIVDMEEQWQFCCCWAAVDGCHLPIKCPPGNFSCKEYYNFKNFYSIVLMAMVDSNFTFVWGTCGFPGNSHDAVIFQSTKLYSDIKEGTFIPQISKDVNGVQVPPVALGYSAFPLSSWLMKRYTNAVPTPKQYNFNYRLSRARMVTEGAFGQLKGRWHILLRKSESSTSELKIAALACLVLHNICIDLGDTLPRKLDLTIDPVTNQRRSRAKFLGWS from the exons ATGACAGGACTGGGGGTGTCAACCGTGTGTACGATCGTAAATGAAGTCACACGAGCAATTGTGGACAACTTGTGGGACGAATGTGTTGGCCAGCAACTGCCAAAGAGTGAGGAACAATTTAAGGAGAAGATAGTTGATATGGAGGAACAGTggcaattttgttgttgttgggcTGCAGTTGATGGATGCCATTTACCTATCAAATGCCCGCCTGGGAATTTTTCTTGTAAGGAATACTACAACTTCAAAAACTTCTATTCAATAGTGTTAATGGCAATGGTGGACTCCAACTTTACATTTGTTTGGGGAACTTGTGGTTTTCCAGGCAATTCTCATGATGCTGTAATATTTCAATCAACAAAGCTGTACTCTGATATAAAAGAAGGCACCTTTATTCCTCAGATAAGTAAGGATGTCAATGGAGTACAAGTACCTCCAGTTGCACTTGGATATTCTGCTTTTCCTTTATCCTCTTGGCTTATGAAGCGATACACAAATGCAGTCCCAACACCAAAACAGTACAACTTTAATTACAGACTGAGTCGGGCAAGGATGGTCACTGAAGGGGCCTTTGGGCAACTCAAAGGTAGATGGCACATACTGCTGAGGAAATCTGAAAGTAGCACGAGTGAACTGAAAATAGCAGCCCTTGCATGTTTAGTACTTCACAACATTTGTATTGATCTTGGAGATACATTGCCAAGAAAATTGGACTTGACAATTGACCCGgtcaccaatcagagacgcagTAGGGCGAAG tttcttggTTGGAGCTGA